In one Arachis duranensis cultivar V14167 chromosome 9, aradu.V14167.gnm2.J7QH, whole genome shotgun sequence genomic region, the following are encoded:
- the LOC107467799 gene encoding ABC transporter C family member 10 isoform X2, producing MESFWRMFCGESGCSGNPYCSYDFKFLKDPSSCINHFLILCIHVLLVIMISSITMFHKPSPLKKQHHHGQSYSRLQLVSAIANGSLGLVHLISGFWFLDENLRKTRTVFPLDWWFLEFIQGLSWLFVGLTMSLRVKQLPRTWLRLISVLIFLISGILCALSLFYAVSSRGISLKVVLDVLSFGGAISLLLCSYKESKHRDFEGEENYESLYMPLNDESMSNSIDSDSVSSVTLFSGAGIFSWMSFWWLNPLMKRGKQKTLQEQDIPKLREADRAESCYFQFQEQLNKQKMKEQSAQQPSLLKTIIMCHWKEILISGFFALLKVITLSCGPLLLNSFILVAEGNESFKHEGYVLAISLVITKIIESLSQRQWYFRTRLIGLKVRSLLIAAIYQKQLRLSNAARLVHSGGEIMNYVNVDAYRIGEFPYWFHQTWTTSVQLCIALVVLFRAVGLATFASLAVILLTVLCNTPLAKLQHKFQRKLMVAQDERLKATSEALVNMKVLKLYAWETNFRNAIERLRNVELKRLSVVQLRKAYSNFLFWASPVLVSAASFGACYLLGVPLHANNVFTFVATLRLVQDPIRTIPDVIGVVIQAKVAFSRILKFLEAPELDSQSFRKKHFSENMRGSISIKSAEFSWEGNGSKPTLKNINLEVRAGQNVAICGEVGSGKSTLLAAILREVLITRGTIEVYGKFAYVSQTAWIQTGTIRDNILFGSAMDAEKYQETLHRSSLMKDLELFPHGDLTEIGERGVNLSGGQKQRIQLARALYQNADIYLLDDPFSAVDAHTATNLFNDYIMEGLAGKTVLLVTHQVDFLPAFDSVLLMAEGKILQAAPYHHLLNSSKEFQDLVQAHKETAGSDRLVDATSSSNRLAHNPGEIRKTYVENQLETSRGERDQLIKQEEREEGDRGLKPYLQYLNQNKGYLYFSVAALSHLSFVIGQTLQNWWMADKVDDSNVSTLHLIVVYLLIGFASTFFLLIRSLVAVALGLQSSKSMFLQLLNSLFHAPVSFYDSTPLGRILSRVSSDLSIVDLDVPFSLVFAVGATNTCYANLIVLAVITWQVLCVSIPMVYIAIRLQSYYFATAKELMRMNGTTKSYVANHLAESVAGAATIRAFEEEHRFFMKNLDLIDVNASPFFHSFAANEWLMLRLETISAVVFAAAALSMVVLPPGTFTSGFIGMALSYGLSLNSSLVFAIQNQCTVANQIISVERLNQYMNIASEAPQVIQENRPPPNWPIKGKVQIHNLQIRYRESAPLVLRGITCTFEGGHKIGIVGRTGSGKSTLIGALFRLVEPAGGRIIVDGIDISSIGLHDLRSRFGIIPQDPTLFNGTVRYNLDPLSHHSDHDIWQVLGKCQLLEVVKEKEGGLESSVVEAGANWSMGQRQLFCLGRALLRRSKILVLDEATASIDNATDLILQKTIRTEFADCTVITVAHRIPTVMDCTKVAAISDGELVEYDEPMNLMKQEGSLFGQLVKEYWSHFQSAESH from the exons atGGAGAGTTTCTGGAGGATGTTTTGTGGGGAATCTGGTTGTTCAGGAAATCCTTATTGCAGTTATGATTTCAAGTTTTTGAAGGATCCTTCCTCATGTATCAACCATTTTCTGATCTTATGCATTCATGTGTTGCTTGTCATCATGATCTCATCAATCACCATGTTTCACAAGCCCTCTCCACTGAAAAAACAACATCATCATGGACAAAGCTATTCAAGATTGCAGCTAGTTTCTGCCATAGCCAATGGCTCTTTGGGCTTGGTACATTTGATCTCAGGATTCTGGTTCCTAGACGAGAATCTGAGAAAAACCAGAACTGTTTTCCCTCTTGATTGGTGGTTTCTTGAATTCATTCAAGGGTTGTCATGGTTGTTTGTAGGATTAACAATGAGTCTTAGGGTGAAACAACTTCCAAGAACATGGTTAAGGCTCATTTCTGTTCTTATTTTCTTGATTTCTGGAATTCTTTGTGCTTTGTCCTTGTTCTATGCAGTTAGTAGCAGAGGAATTTCCCTGAAAGTTGTTTTAGATGTTCTATCTTTTGGCGGCGCAATTTCATTGCTACTATGCAGTTACAAGGAATCTAAGCATAGAgactttgaaggagaagaaaattatGAAAGCCTTTACATGCCTTTAAATGATGAATCCATGTCCAACTCAattgattctgattctgttaGCTCTGTCACACTATTTTCCGGAGCCGGAATCTTCAGTTGGATGTCATTTTGGTGGTTGAATCCATTGATGAAAAGAGGAAAACAGAAAACACTTCAGGAACAAGACATTCCCAAGCTTCGTGAGGCCGACCGAGCTGAAAGCTGTTACTTTCAGTTCCAAGAACAATTGAACAAGCAGAAGATGAAAGAACAATCAGCACAGCAGCCATCACTCTTGAAAACAATAATTATGTGCCATTGGAAAGAGATTCTGATCTCAGGATTCTTTGCATTGCTGAAGGTGATAACTCTCTCTTGTGGACCTCTGCTTCTAAATTCCTTTATACTTGTTGCTGAGGGTAATGAGAGTTTCAAACATGAAGGTTATGTATTGGCCATATCATTGGTCATTACAAAGATCATTGAATCTTTATCTCAAAGGCAATGGTACTTCAGAACAAGACTAATTGGTTTGAAAGTTAGATCACTGCTTATTGCAGCTATTTATCAGAAGCAACTAAGACTATCCAATGCTGCTAGATTGGTGCATTCTGGTGGTGAGATCATGAATTATGTGAATGTGGATGCTTATAGAATTGGAGAATTTCCCTATTGGTTTCACCAGACATGGACCACCAGTGTTCAGCTTTGTATCGCCTTAGTAGTACTTTTTCGCGCCGTTGGGCTCGCCACATTCGCTTCCTTGGCAGTGATACTTCTCACTGTGCTTTGCAACACTCCACTTGCAAAGTTACAGCACAAGTTCCAGAGGAAACTTATGGTGGCGCAAGACGAGAGATTGAAGGCTACTTCTGAAGCTCTTGTGAATATGAAGGTGCTGAAGCTATATGCCTGGGAAACCAATTTCAGAAATGCCATTGAAAGATTGAGGAATGTTGAGCTCAAAAGACTTTCTGTAGTGCAATTGAGGAAAGCATATAGCAACTTTCTCTTTTGGGCCTCACCTGTTTTGGTATCTGCTGCATCCTTTGGAGCATGCTACCTTCTTGGTGTTCCTCTACATGCCAACAATGTTTTCACTTTCGTCGCGACTCTGCGCCTCGTTCAAGATCCTATTAGAACCATCCCTGATGTTATTGGGGTGGTGATCCAAGCAAAAGTTGCATTCTCAAGGATTTTGAAATTCCTTGAGGCACCTGAACTAGACAGCCAAAGCTTCAGGAAGAAGCATTTTAGCGAAAACATGAGAGGTTCGATTTCAATAAAGTCTGCTGAGTTTTCATGGGAAGGTAATGGATCAAAACCAACTCTGAAGAACATAAATTTGGAGGTTAGAGCAGGGCAAAATGTGGCTATCTGTGGAGAAGTTGGCTCTGGAAAATCAACCCTCTTAGCTGCAATTCTCAGAGAAGTTCTCATTACTCGCGGAACT ATTGAAGTTTATGGAAAGTTTGCCTATGTTTCTCAAACTGCATGGATACAGACAGGTACAATAAGGGATAACATATTGTTTGGATCAGCAATGGATGCTGAAAAGTATCAAGAAACACTTCACAGGTCTTCACTGATGAAGGACCTTGAGCTTTTTCCCCATGGTGATCTCACTGAGATAGGGGAAAGAGGGGTTAACCTGAGTGGAGGCCAGAAGCAACGGATTCAGCTCGCTCGCGCTCTTTACCAGAATGCTGATATATACCTCTTGGATGATCCATTCAGTGCTGTTGATGCACATACTGCCACAAACTTATTCAAT GATTACATCATGGAAGGACTTGCAGGGAAGACAGTCTTGCTTGTCACTCATCAAGTTGATTTTCTTCCAGCATTTGATTCTGTTTTG TTGATGGCAGAGGGGAAAATCCTACAAGCTGCTCCTTATCACCATCTCTTGAACTCAAGCAAAGAATTTCAGGATCTTGTCCAGGCTCACAAAGAAACCGCCGGATCGGACAGGCTCGTGGatgctacttcttcttctaacaGACTTGCACACAATCCTGGGGAGATAAGGAAAACATATGTAGAGAATCAGTTGGAAACTTCGCGTGGCGAGCGCGATCAATTGATCAagcaagaagaaagagaagaaggagacAGGGGATTGAAGCCATACTTACAGTATCTGAATCAAAACAAAGGATATTTGTACTTCTCTGTGGCTGCACTTTCTCACCTCTCATTTGTGATTGGCCAGACATTGCAGAACTGGTGGATGGCTGATAAAGTTGATGATTCTAATGTCAGCACATTGCATCTCATTGTTGTCTACTTGTTGATTGGATTTGCttcaacatttttcttgttGATTAGAAGCCTTGTAGCAGTTGCTTTGGGCcttcaatcatcaaaatctatGTTCTTACAGCTTTTGAATTCCCTCTTCCACGCGCCGGTGTCCTTCTATGACTCCACACCATTAGGAAGAATTCTTAGTAGG GTCTCCTCTGATCTGAGCATTGTGGATCTTGATGTTCCATTTAGCCTTGTTTTCGCAGTTGGAGCTACTAACACTTGCTATGCCAATCTTATAGTCTTAGCAGTCATTACTTGGCAAGTGTTGTGTGTCTCTATACCAATGGTTTACATAGCAATTCGCTTGCAG AGCTACTACTTTGCCACTGCAAAAGAATTGATGCGGATGAATGGCACAACAAAATCCTATGTAGCCAATCATTTAGCCGAATCTGTTGCCGGGGCTGCAACGATAAGGGCTTTCGAGGAAGAACACAGGTTTTTCATGAAGAATCTTGATCTCATTGATGTGAATGCAAGCCCTTTCTTCCACAGCTTTGCAGCAAATGAGTGGCTGATGCTACGCTTAGAAACAATCAGTGCAGTTGTTTTTGCAGCCGCAGCACTTTCCATGGTGGTGCTTCCACCAGGGACTTTCACCTCAG GATTCATTGGCATGGCTCTATCATATGGACTTTCATTAAACTCGTCCCTAGTATTTGCAATTCAAAATCAATGCACTGTAGCAAACCAGATAATCTCAGTGGAGAGGCTAAACCAATACATGAATATAGCAAGTGAGGCACCACAAGTTATACAAGAAAATCGTCCTCCTCCCAATTGGCCTATTAAGGGAAAAGTACAAATTCATAATTTGCAG ATAAGATACCGGGAAAGTGCACCACTTGTATTACGTGGAATCACGTGCACGTTTGAAGGAGGGCACAAGATTGGAATAGTTGGAAGAACAGGGAGTGGAAAATCAACATTAATAGGTGCATTGTTCCGGCTGGTGGAGCCAGCAGGTGGAAGGATCATTGTTGATGGGATTGATATTTCTTCAATTGGACTCCATGATTTGAGGTCACGTTTTGGTATCATACCTCAGGATCCTACTCTCTTTAATGGCACTGTTAGATACAATTTGGACCCTTTATCTCACCACTCTGATCATGATATTTGGCAG GTTCTTGGAAAGTGCCAGTTGCTAGAAGTTgtgaaagagaaagaaggagGCTTAGAATCTTCGGTTGTTGAAGCTGGGGCGAACTGGAGCATGGGACAACGGCAACTGTTCTGTTTGGGGCGTGCACTTCTGAGGAGAAGTAAGATTTTGGTGCTGGATGAAGCAACTGCATCCATTGATAATGCAACTGATTTGATTCTGCAGAAAACCATCAGAACCGAGTTTGCAGATTGTACTGTAATCACAGTTGCACATAGGATTCCAACTGTCATGGATTGCACTAAGGTCGCTGCTATCAGTGAtg GAGAATTGGTTGAGTATGATGAGCCCATGAACTTGATGAAGCAGGAAGGATCATTGTTTGGACAACTTGTTAAGGAATATTGGTCTCATTTTCAGTCAGCAGAATCTCACTGA
- the LOC107467799 gene encoding ABC transporter C family member 10 isoform X1, translating to MESFWRMFCGESGCSGNPYCSYDFKFLKDPSSCINHFLILCIHVLLVIMISSITMFHKPSPLKKQHHHGQSYSRLQLVSAIANGSLGLVHLISGFWFLDENLRKTRTVFPLDWWFLEFIQGLSWLFVGLTMSLRVKQLPRTWLRLISVLIFLISGILCALSLFYAVSSRGISLKVVLDVLSFGGAISLLLCSYKESKHRDFEGEENYESLYMPLNDESMSNSIDSDSVSSVTLFSGAGIFSWMSFWWLNPLMKRGKQKTLQEQDIPKLREADRAESCYFQFQEQLNKQKMKEQSAQQPSLLKTIIMCHWKEILISGFFALLKVITLSCGPLLLNSFILVAEGNESFKHEGYVLAISLVITKIIESLSQRQWYFRTRLIGLKVRSLLIAAIYQKQLRLSNAARLVHSGGEIMNYVNVDAYRIGEFPYWFHQTWTTSVQLCIALVVLFRAVGLATFASLAVILLTVLCNTPLAKLQHKFQRKLMVAQDERLKATSEALVNMKVLKLYAWETNFRNAIERLRNVELKRLSVVQLRKAYSNFLFWASPVLVSAASFGACYLLGVPLHANNVFTFVATLRLVQDPIRTIPDVIGVVIQAKVAFSRILKFLEAPELDSQSFRKKHFSENMRGSISIKSAEFSWEGNGSKPTLKNINLEVRAGQNVAICGEVGSGKSTLLAAILREVLITRGTIEVYGKFAYVSQTAWIQTGTIRDNILFGSAMDAEKYQETLHRSSLMKDLELFPHGDLTEIGERGVNLSGGQKQRIQLARALYQNADIYLLDDPFSAVDAHTATNLFNVISNFFTSVFTNCNHWFIALSRMKNGFEILQDYIMEGLAGKTVLLVTHQVDFLPAFDSVLLMAEGKILQAAPYHHLLNSSKEFQDLVQAHKETAGSDRLVDATSSSNRLAHNPGEIRKTYVENQLETSRGERDQLIKQEEREEGDRGLKPYLQYLNQNKGYLYFSVAALSHLSFVIGQTLQNWWMADKVDDSNVSTLHLIVVYLLIGFASTFFLLIRSLVAVALGLQSSKSMFLQLLNSLFHAPVSFYDSTPLGRILSRVSSDLSIVDLDVPFSLVFAVGATNTCYANLIVLAVITWQVLCVSIPMVYIAIRLQSYYFATAKELMRMNGTTKSYVANHLAESVAGAATIRAFEEEHRFFMKNLDLIDVNASPFFHSFAANEWLMLRLETISAVVFAAAALSMVVLPPGTFTSGFIGMALSYGLSLNSSLVFAIQNQCTVANQIISVERLNQYMNIASEAPQVIQENRPPPNWPIKGKVQIHNLQIRYRESAPLVLRGITCTFEGGHKIGIVGRTGSGKSTLIGALFRLVEPAGGRIIVDGIDISSIGLHDLRSRFGIIPQDPTLFNGTVRYNLDPLSHHSDHDIWQVLGKCQLLEVVKEKEGGLESSVVEAGANWSMGQRQLFCLGRALLRRSKILVLDEATASIDNATDLILQKTIRTEFADCTVITVAHRIPTVMDCTKVAAISDGELVEYDEPMNLMKQEGSLFGQLVKEYWSHFQSAESH from the exons atGGAGAGTTTCTGGAGGATGTTTTGTGGGGAATCTGGTTGTTCAGGAAATCCTTATTGCAGTTATGATTTCAAGTTTTTGAAGGATCCTTCCTCATGTATCAACCATTTTCTGATCTTATGCATTCATGTGTTGCTTGTCATCATGATCTCATCAATCACCATGTTTCACAAGCCCTCTCCACTGAAAAAACAACATCATCATGGACAAAGCTATTCAAGATTGCAGCTAGTTTCTGCCATAGCCAATGGCTCTTTGGGCTTGGTACATTTGATCTCAGGATTCTGGTTCCTAGACGAGAATCTGAGAAAAACCAGAACTGTTTTCCCTCTTGATTGGTGGTTTCTTGAATTCATTCAAGGGTTGTCATGGTTGTTTGTAGGATTAACAATGAGTCTTAGGGTGAAACAACTTCCAAGAACATGGTTAAGGCTCATTTCTGTTCTTATTTTCTTGATTTCTGGAATTCTTTGTGCTTTGTCCTTGTTCTATGCAGTTAGTAGCAGAGGAATTTCCCTGAAAGTTGTTTTAGATGTTCTATCTTTTGGCGGCGCAATTTCATTGCTACTATGCAGTTACAAGGAATCTAAGCATAGAgactttgaaggagaagaaaattatGAAAGCCTTTACATGCCTTTAAATGATGAATCCATGTCCAACTCAattgattctgattctgttaGCTCTGTCACACTATTTTCCGGAGCCGGAATCTTCAGTTGGATGTCATTTTGGTGGTTGAATCCATTGATGAAAAGAGGAAAACAGAAAACACTTCAGGAACAAGACATTCCCAAGCTTCGTGAGGCCGACCGAGCTGAAAGCTGTTACTTTCAGTTCCAAGAACAATTGAACAAGCAGAAGATGAAAGAACAATCAGCACAGCAGCCATCACTCTTGAAAACAATAATTATGTGCCATTGGAAAGAGATTCTGATCTCAGGATTCTTTGCATTGCTGAAGGTGATAACTCTCTCTTGTGGACCTCTGCTTCTAAATTCCTTTATACTTGTTGCTGAGGGTAATGAGAGTTTCAAACATGAAGGTTATGTATTGGCCATATCATTGGTCATTACAAAGATCATTGAATCTTTATCTCAAAGGCAATGGTACTTCAGAACAAGACTAATTGGTTTGAAAGTTAGATCACTGCTTATTGCAGCTATTTATCAGAAGCAACTAAGACTATCCAATGCTGCTAGATTGGTGCATTCTGGTGGTGAGATCATGAATTATGTGAATGTGGATGCTTATAGAATTGGAGAATTTCCCTATTGGTTTCACCAGACATGGACCACCAGTGTTCAGCTTTGTATCGCCTTAGTAGTACTTTTTCGCGCCGTTGGGCTCGCCACATTCGCTTCCTTGGCAGTGATACTTCTCACTGTGCTTTGCAACACTCCACTTGCAAAGTTACAGCACAAGTTCCAGAGGAAACTTATGGTGGCGCAAGACGAGAGATTGAAGGCTACTTCTGAAGCTCTTGTGAATATGAAGGTGCTGAAGCTATATGCCTGGGAAACCAATTTCAGAAATGCCATTGAAAGATTGAGGAATGTTGAGCTCAAAAGACTTTCTGTAGTGCAATTGAGGAAAGCATATAGCAACTTTCTCTTTTGGGCCTCACCTGTTTTGGTATCTGCTGCATCCTTTGGAGCATGCTACCTTCTTGGTGTTCCTCTACATGCCAACAATGTTTTCACTTTCGTCGCGACTCTGCGCCTCGTTCAAGATCCTATTAGAACCATCCCTGATGTTATTGGGGTGGTGATCCAAGCAAAAGTTGCATTCTCAAGGATTTTGAAATTCCTTGAGGCACCTGAACTAGACAGCCAAAGCTTCAGGAAGAAGCATTTTAGCGAAAACATGAGAGGTTCGATTTCAATAAAGTCTGCTGAGTTTTCATGGGAAGGTAATGGATCAAAACCAACTCTGAAGAACATAAATTTGGAGGTTAGAGCAGGGCAAAATGTGGCTATCTGTGGAGAAGTTGGCTCTGGAAAATCAACCCTCTTAGCTGCAATTCTCAGAGAAGTTCTCATTACTCGCGGAACT ATTGAAGTTTATGGAAAGTTTGCCTATGTTTCTCAAACTGCATGGATACAGACAGGTACAATAAGGGATAACATATTGTTTGGATCAGCAATGGATGCTGAAAAGTATCAAGAAACACTTCACAGGTCTTCACTGATGAAGGACCTTGAGCTTTTTCCCCATGGTGATCTCACTGAGATAGGGGAAAGAGGGGTTAACCTGAGTGGAGGCCAGAAGCAACGGATTCAGCTCGCTCGCGCTCTTTACCAGAATGCTGATATATACCTCTTGGATGATCCATTCAGTGCTGTTGATGCACATACTGCCACAAACTTATTCAATGTAATTTCCAACTTCTTCACTTCAGTCTTCACAAATTGTAATCATTGGTTCATTGCTCTTAGTAGAATGAAGAATGGCTTTGAAATTTTGCAGGATTACATCATGGAAGGACTTGCAGGGAAGACAGTCTTGCTTGTCACTCATCAAGTTGATTTTCTTCCAGCATTTGATTCTGTTTTG TTGATGGCAGAGGGGAAAATCCTACAAGCTGCTCCTTATCACCATCTCTTGAACTCAAGCAAAGAATTTCAGGATCTTGTCCAGGCTCACAAAGAAACCGCCGGATCGGACAGGCTCGTGGatgctacttcttcttctaacaGACTTGCACACAATCCTGGGGAGATAAGGAAAACATATGTAGAGAATCAGTTGGAAACTTCGCGTGGCGAGCGCGATCAATTGATCAagcaagaagaaagagaagaaggagacAGGGGATTGAAGCCATACTTACAGTATCTGAATCAAAACAAAGGATATTTGTACTTCTCTGTGGCTGCACTTTCTCACCTCTCATTTGTGATTGGCCAGACATTGCAGAACTGGTGGATGGCTGATAAAGTTGATGATTCTAATGTCAGCACATTGCATCTCATTGTTGTCTACTTGTTGATTGGATTTGCttcaacatttttcttgttGATTAGAAGCCTTGTAGCAGTTGCTTTGGGCcttcaatcatcaaaatctatGTTCTTACAGCTTTTGAATTCCCTCTTCCACGCGCCGGTGTCCTTCTATGACTCCACACCATTAGGAAGAATTCTTAGTAGG GTCTCCTCTGATCTGAGCATTGTGGATCTTGATGTTCCATTTAGCCTTGTTTTCGCAGTTGGAGCTACTAACACTTGCTATGCCAATCTTATAGTCTTAGCAGTCATTACTTGGCAAGTGTTGTGTGTCTCTATACCAATGGTTTACATAGCAATTCGCTTGCAG AGCTACTACTTTGCCACTGCAAAAGAATTGATGCGGATGAATGGCACAACAAAATCCTATGTAGCCAATCATTTAGCCGAATCTGTTGCCGGGGCTGCAACGATAAGGGCTTTCGAGGAAGAACACAGGTTTTTCATGAAGAATCTTGATCTCATTGATGTGAATGCAAGCCCTTTCTTCCACAGCTTTGCAGCAAATGAGTGGCTGATGCTACGCTTAGAAACAATCAGTGCAGTTGTTTTTGCAGCCGCAGCACTTTCCATGGTGGTGCTTCCACCAGGGACTTTCACCTCAG GATTCATTGGCATGGCTCTATCATATGGACTTTCATTAAACTCGTCCCTAGTATTTGCAATTCAAAATCAATGCACTGTAGCAAACCAGATAATCTCAGTGGAGAGGCTAAACCAATACATGAATATAGCAAGTGAGGCACCACAAGTTATACAAGAAAATCGTCCTCCTCCCAATTGGCCTATTAAGGGAAAAGTACAAATTCATAATTTGCAG ATAAGATACCGGGAAAGTGCACCACTTGTATTACGTGGAATCACGTGCACGTTTGAAGGAGGGCACAAGATTGGAATAGTTGGAAGAACAGGGAGTGGAAAATCAACATTAATAGGTGCATTGTTCCGGCTGGTGGAGCCAGCAGGTGGAAGGATCATTGTTGATGGGATTGATATTTCTTCAATTGGACTCCATGATTTGAGGTCACGTTTTGGTATCATACCTCAGGATCCTACTCTCTTTAATGGCACTGTTAGATACAATTTGGACCCTTTATCTCACCACTCTGATCATGATATTTGGCAG GTTCTTGGAAAGTGCCAGTTGCTAGAAGTTgtgaaagagaaagaaggagGCTTAGAATCTTCGGTTGTTGAAGCTGGGGCGAACTGGAGCATGGGACAACGGCAACTGTTCTGTTTGGGGCGTGCACTTCTGAGGAGAAGTAAGATTTTGGTGCTGGATGAAGCAACTGCATCCATTGATAATGCAACTGATTTGATTCTGCAGAAAACCATCAGAACCGAGTTTGCAGATTGTACTGTAATCACAGTTGCACATAGGATTCCAACTGTCATGGATTGCACTAAGGTCGCTGCTATCAGTGAtg GAGAATTGGTTGAGTATGATGAGCCCATGAACTTGATGAAGCAGGAAGGATCATTGTTTGGACAACTTGTTAAGGAATATTGGTCTCATTTTCAGTCAGCAGAATCTCACTGA
- the LOC107467833 gene encoding uncharacterized protein LOC107467833 translates to MIHPSSSHTNDSVLIPILMGTVCLKCGDEGFPETLVFCKECQACALHRYCLNGPVVFWEEVIWFCEDCEVKLVKPSSFDIRVSASPENSDSISLENDVNKATKKLRNCINRVKKSNQQAHNIIEERKLNKRKIGNQLAHKTVEEKHDKRQINNQRQQKIIEEEKLKKRKVISQQKQDMIEEEKLKKGKVISQQKQDMIEEEKLKKGKVISQQKQDMIEEEKQMKRKAIPNSFAKTKALLSDNHKMPLPAQPIAKPIWRGSLNFRNEAGGVVTELLAHMSSLACSKVEEETQLLPKVLHADLLPRSVVWPKSFKYEGPTDMSIALYFFPQSQRLFLRQYYSDATEIFH, encoded by the exons ATGATCCACCCTTCATCCTCTCACACCAACGACTCCGTTCTTATACCCATACTCATG GGAACTGTGTGTCTCAAGTGTGGCGACGAAGGTTTTCCAGAGACGTTGGTTTTTTGCAAAGAGTGTCAGGCTTGTGCTTTGCATAG atacTGTTTAAATGGTCCTGTGGTGTTTTGGGAGGAAGTTATATGGTTTTGTGAGGATTGTGAAGTAAAGCTCGTGAAGCCATCTTCTTTTGACATACGTGTTTCAGCCTCACCTGAAAATAGTGACTCCATAAGCTTAGAAAATGATGTGAACAAAGCCACAAAAAAGCTTCGGAATTGCATAAATAGAGTGAAGAAAAGCAATCAACAGGCTCATAATATTATTGAAGAACGGaagctaaataaaagaaaaattggcAATCAACTGGCACATAAGACGGTTGAAGAGAAGCATGATAAAAGACAAATCAACAATCAACGGCAACAAAAGATAATTGAAGAAGAGAAgctgaagaaaagaaaagttatcaGTCAACAAAaacaagatatgattgaagaagagAAGCTGAAGAAAGGGAAAGTTATCAGTCAACAAAaacaagatatgattgaagaagagAAGCTGAAGAAAGGAAAAGTTATCAGTCAACAAAaacaagatatgattgaagaagagAAGCAGATGAAAAGGAAAGCTATTCCTAACTCATTTGCTAAAACTAAGGCCTTGTTATCTGATAATCACAAAATGCCTTTGCCTGCACAGCCTATTGCTAAGCCGATATGGAG GGGAAGTCTTAACTTCCGCAATGAAGCTGGTGGTGTTGTAACTGAACTTCTGGCCCATATGTCCAGTTTAGCGTGCTCCAAAGTTGAGGAGGAGACGCAGCTTTTGCCGAAGGTGCTTCATGCGGATTTGCTTCCCAGATCTGTGGTGTGGCCTAAAAGTTTCAAGTATGAGGGGCCAACTGATATGAGCATTGCTCTCTATTTCTTTCCTCAGAGTCAAAGGTTATTTCTTAGGCAATACTATAGTGATGCTACCGAGATCTTCCATTAA